The Parus major isolate Abel chromosome 4, Parus_major1.1, whole genome shotgun sequence genome has a window encoding:
- the HSPA4L gene encoding heat shock 70 kDa protein 4L isoform X2: MSVVGIDLGFLNCYIGVARSGGIETIANEYSDRCTPACISLGSKTRAIGNAAKSQIVTNVKNAVHGFKKLHGRAFEDPYIQAERAKLPYELQKMPNGSVGVKVRYLDEERLFAVEQITGMLLAKLKETSESALKKPVADCVISVPSFFTDAERRSVMAAAQIAGLNCLKLMNETTAVALAYGIYKQDLPALEEKPRNVVFVDMGHSAYQVSICAFNKGKLKVLATTFDPFVGGRNFDEALVDYFSEEFRTKYKLNVKENPRALLRLYQECEKLKKLMSANASDLPLNIECFMNDLDVSSKMNRAQFEQLCAALLARVEPPLRAAMDQAKLQREDIYSIEIVGGATRIPAVKEQISNFFCKEISTTLNADEAVARGCALQCAILSPAFKVREFSITDVVPYSITLRWKSSYEEGTGECEVFSKNHAAPFSKVITFHKKEPFDLEAFYTHPHEVPYPDSRIGCFTIQNVGPQHDGDNSKVKVKVRVNIHGLFSVANASIIEKQSIEGEHNDTPMDTESASKNQGRDEELDKMQVDQEEGVQKSQAEQQNQADEEGENAGTETKASSGEKQDHPSQPKAKTKVKSIDLPIQASLYRQLGQDLINSYIENEGKMMMQDKLEKERNDAKNAVEEYVYEFRDKLCGVFEKFITEEDSNKLTLMLEDTENWLYEDGEDQPKQVYMDKLQELKKFGQPIQERCMEHEERPKVLNELGKKIQLLMKAVEAYKNKDEKYDHLDPAEMEKVEKYINEAMNWLNSKMNAQNKLSLTQDPVVKVAEILAKSKELDSFCNPILSKPKPKIEPPSDGQPKANGEHNGPVNGQSAAETKPEPAKDNPQQTKPPGEMEVD, translated from the exons ATGTCTGTGGTCGGCATCGACCTCGGCTTCCTCAACTGCTACATCGGCGTGGCACGGAGCGGCGGCATCGAGACCATCGCCAACGAGTACAGCGACCGCTGCACGCC aGCATGTATATCTTTAGGATCCAAGACCCGAGCCATTGGGAATGCAGCAAAGAGCCAG ATTGTCACAAACGTAAAAAATGCAGTACATGGCTTCAAGAAACTGCATGGAAGAGCATTTGAAGATCCTTACATACAAGCTGAGAGGGCCAAACTTCCCTATGAACTTCAGAAGATGCCAAATGGTTCAGTAGGAGTAAAG gtgAGGTACCTGGATGAAGAGAGGCTGTTTGCAGTGGAACAGATCACAGGAATGCTGCTGGCCAAACTGAAGGAGACTTCCGAAAGTGCTTTGAAGAAACCAGTGGCTGACTGTGTGATTTCA GTCCCTAGTTTCTTCACTGATGCTGAAAGAAGGTCTGTAATGGCAGCTGCACAGATTGCAGGATTAAATTGTCTGAAGCTGATGAATGAAACTACAGCAG TTGCATTAGCCTATGGAATATACAAGCAAGATCTGCCAGCCTTGGAAGAGAAGCCAAGAAATGTGGTCTTTGTAGATATGGGGCATTCTGCATATCAGGTTTCCATCTGTGCTTTTAACAAGGGAAAACTGAAG GTCTTGGCCACTACCTTTGACCCTTTCGTAGGTGGTAGGAATTTTGATGAGGCTTTGGTAGATTACTTCTCCGAAGAATTTAGGACAAAATACAAACTGAATGTAAAAGAGAATCCCCGAGCACTGCTGCGATTGTATCAGGAATGTGAAAAGCTCAAGAAGCTGATGAGTGCGAACGCATCTGACCTTCCACTCAATATCGAGTGTTTCATGAATGACCTGGATGTCTCCAGTAAGATGAACAG agctcagtttGAGCAGTTGTGTGCTGCCCTTCTGGCCAGAGTGGAGCCTCCTCTAAGAGCAGCCATGGATCAAGCCA AACTTCAGCGTGAAGATATCTACAGTATAGAAATAGTAGGTGGGGCCACTAGAATTCCAGCAGTGAAAGAACAGATCTCTAACTTTTTCTGTAAAGAGATAAGCACCACGCTAAATGCTGACGAAGCTGTTGCAAGAGGCTGTGCCTTGCAG tgtGCAATTCTTTCTCCAGCTTTTAAAGTGCGTGAGTTTTCCATCACAGATGTTGTTCCTTACTCTATAACATTGAGATGGAAATCATCTTATGAAGAAGGAACAGG GGAGTGTGAAGTCTTCAGTAAGAACCATGCTGCTCCATTCTCAAAAGTAATTACTTTCCACAAGAAAGAGCCTTTTGACTTGGAAGCTTTTTATACCCATCCACATGAAGTGCCTTATCCTGATTCCAGAATAG GGTGTTTCACTATTCAGAATGTTGGTCCCCAGCACGACGGCGACAACTCCAAGGTGAAGGTGAAAGTGCGCGTCAACATCCACGGGCTGTTCAGCGTGGCCAACGCGTCCATCATAGAGAAGCAGAGCATCGAGGGGGAGCACAACGACACCCCCATGGACACCGAGTCAGCAAGTAAGAACCAAGGCAGAGATGAGGAGCTG GATAAAATGCAGGTTGATCAAGAAGAAGGTGTGCAGAAAAGTCAAGCTGAACAACAGAACCAAGCAGATGAGGAAGGTGAAAATGCTGGAACTGAAACAAAG GCTTCTTCTGGAGAAAAGCAAGATCATCCCTCCCAGCCAAAGGCTAAAACAAAAGTTAAGAGTATTGACCTCCCTATACAGGCGAGCCTCTATAGGCAGCTGGGACAAGATCTGATCAATTCCTATATAGAAAATGAG GGGAAGATGATGATGCAAGACAAGCTTGAGAAAGAACGAAATGATGCTAAGAATGCTGTTGAAGAATATGTGTATGAATTCAGAGACAAACTGTGTGGAGTCTTTGAGAAATTCATCACTGAAGAG GATTCAAACAAGCTGACCTTGATGTTGGAGGACACAGAAAACTGGCTTTATGAAGATGGAGAGGACCAGCCAAAACAAGTATATATGGATAAGCTTCAGGAATTAAAG AAATTTGGACAGCCTATCCAGGAAAGATGCATGGAACATGAAGAGAGACCAAAAGTTCTAAATGAACTGGGAAAGAAGATTCAGCTCCTTATGAAAGCAGTAGAAGCATACAAAAATAAG GATGAAAAATACGACCATCTAGATCCTGCTGAGATGGAGAAagttgaaaaatacattaatgagGCTATGAATTGGTTGAACAGCAAAATGAATGCCCAGAATAAACTCAGTCTAACTCAGGATCCAGTTGTCAAAGTGGCAGAAATACTAGCAAAATctaag GAACTGGATAGCTTCTGTAATCCCATTCTATCCAAGCCCAAGCCGAAGATAGAACCTCCCAGTGACGGGCAGCCCAAAGCTAACGGGGAGCACAACGGGCCAGTGAACGGACAGAGCGCTGCTGAAACAAAACCCGAACCAGCAAAGGACAACCCGCAGCAGACCAAACCCCCCGGAGAAATGGAAGTGGACTAA
- the HSPA4L gene encoding heat shock 70 kDa protein 4L isoform X1: MSVVGIDLGFLNCYIGVARSGGIETIANEYSDRCTPACISLGSKTRAIGNAAKSQIVTNVKNAVHGFKKLHGRAFEDPYIQAERAKLPYELQKMPNGSVGVKVRYLDEERLFAVEQITGMLLAKLKETSESALKKPVADCVISVPSFFTDAERRSVMAAAQIAGLNCLKLMNETTAVALAYGIYKQDLPALEEKPRNVVFVDMGHSAYQVSICAFNKGKLKVLATTFDPFVGGRNFDEALVDYFSEEFRTKYKLNVKENPRALLRLYQECEKLKKLMSANASDLPLNIECFMNDLDVSSKMNRAQFEQLCAALLARVEPPLRAAMDQAKLQREDIYSIEIVGGATRIPAVKEQISNFFCKEISTTLNADEAVARGCALQCAILSPAFKVREFSITDVVPYSITLRWKSSYEEGTGECEVFSKNHAAPFSKVITFHKKEPFDLEAFYTHPHEVPYPDSRIGCFTIQNVGPQHDGDNSKVKVKVRVNIHGLFSVANASIIEKQSIEGEHNDTPMDTESASKNQGRDEELLCNSLQDKMQVDQEEGVQKSQAEQQNQADEEGENAGTETKASSGEKQDHPSQPKAKTKVKSIDLPIQASLYRQLGQDLINSYIENEGKMMMQDKLEKERNDAKNAVEEYVYEFRDKLCGVFEKFITEEDSNKLTLMLEDTENWLYEDGEDQPKQVYMDKLQELKKFGQPIQERCMEHEERPKVLNELGKKIQLLMKAVEAYKNKDEKYDHLDPAEMEKVEKYINEAMNWLNSKMNAQNKLSLTQDPVVKVAEILAKSKELDSFCNPILSKPKPKIEPPSDGQPKANGEHNGPVNGQSAAETKPEPAKDNPQQTKPPGEMEVD, encoded by the exons ATGTCTGTGGTCGGCATCGACCTCGGCTTCCTCAACTGCTACATCGGCGTGGCACGGAGCGGCGGCATCGAGACCATCGCCAACGAGTACAGCGACCGCTGCACGCC aGCATGTATATCTTTAGGATCCAAGACCCGAGCCATTGGGAATGCAGCAAAGAGCCAG ATTGTCACAAACGTAAAAAATGCAGTACATGGCTTCAAGAAACTGCATGGAAGAGCATTTGAAGATCCTTACATACAAGCTGAGAGGGCCAAACTTCCCTATGAACTTCAGAAGATGCCAAATGGTTCAGTAGGAGTAAAG gtgAGGTACCTGGATGAAGAGAGGCTGTTTGCAGTGGAACAGATCACAGGAATGCTGCTGGCCAAACTGAAGGAGACTTCCGAAAGTGCTTTGAAGAAACCAGTGGCTGACTGTGTGATTTCA GTCCCTAGTTTCTTCACTGATGCTGAAAGAAGGTCTGTAATGGCAGCTGCACAGATTGCAGGATTAAATTGTCTGAAGCTGATGAATGAAACTACAGCAG TTGCATTAGCCTATGGAATATACAAGCAAGATCTGCCAGCCTTGGAAGAGAAGCCAAGAAATGTGGTCTTTGTAGATATGGGGCATTCTGCATATCAGGTTTCCATCTGTGCTTTTAACAAGGGAAAACTGAAG GTCTTGGCCACTACCTTTGACCCTTTCGTAGGTGGTAGGAATTTTGATGAGGCTTTGGTAGATTACTTCTCCGAAGAATTTAGGACAAAATACAAACTGAATGTAAAAGAGAATCCCCGAGCACTGCTGCGATTGTATCAGGAATGTGAAAAGCTCAAGAAGCTGATGAGTGCGAACGCATCTGACCTTCCACTCAATATCGAGTGTTTCATGAATGACCTGGATGTCTCCAGTAAGATGAACAG agctcagtttGAGCAGTTGTGTGCTGCCCTTCTGGCCAGAGTGGAGCCTCCTCTAAGAGCAGCCATGGATCAAGCCA AACTTCAGCGTGAAGATATCTACAGTATAGAAATAGTAGGTGGGGCCACTAGAATTCCAGCAGTGAAAGAACAGATCTCTAACTTTTTCTGTAAAGAGATAAGCACCACGCTAAATGCTGACGAAGCTGTTGCAAGAGGCTGTGCCTTGCAG tgtGCAATTCTTTCTCCAGCTTTTAAAGTGCGTGAGTTTTCCATCACAGATGTTGTTCCTTACTCTATAACATTGAGATGGAAATCATCTTATGAAGAAGGAACAGG GGAGTGTGAAGTCTTCAGTAAGAACCATGCTGCTCCATTCTCAAAAGTAATTACTTTCCACAAGAAAGAGCCTTTTGACTTGGAAGCTTTTTATACCCATCCACATGAAGTGCCTTATCCTGATTCCAGAATAG GGTGTTTCACTATTCAGAATGTTGGTCCCCAGCACGACGGCGACAACTCCAAGGTGAAGGTGAAAGTGCGCGTCAACATCCACGGGCTGTTCAGCGTGGCCAACGCGTCCATCATAGAGAAGCAGAGCATCGAGGGGGAGCACAACGACACCCCCATGGACACCGAGTCAGCAAGTAAGAACCAAGGCAGAGATGAGGAGCTG TTATGTAACTCTCTGCAGGATAAAATGCAGGTTGATCAAGAAGAAGGTGTGCAGAAAAGTCAAGCTGAACAACAGAACCAAGCAGATGAGGAAGGTGAAAATGCTGGAACTGAAACAAAG GCTTCTTCTGGAGAAAAGCAAGATCATCCCTCCCAGCCAAAGGCTAAAACAAAAGTTAAGAGTATTGACCTCCCTATACAGGCGAGCCTCTATAGGCAGCTGGGACAAGATCTGATCAATTCCTATATAGAAAATGAG GGGAAGATGATGATGCAAGACAAGCTTGAGAAAGAACGAAATGATGCTAAGAATGCTGTTGAAGAATATGTGTATGAATTCAGAGACAAACTGTGTGGAGTCTTTGAGAAATTCATCACTGAAGAG GATTCAAACAAGCTGACCTTGATGTTGGAGGACACAGAAAACTGGCTTTATGAAGATGGAGAGGACCAGCCAAAACAAGTATATATGGATAAGCTTCAGGAATTAAAG AAATTTGGACAGCCTATCCAGGAAAGATGCATGGAACATGAAGAGAGACCAAAAGTTCTAAATGAACTGGGAAAGAAGATTCAGCTCCTTATGAAAGCAGTAGAAGCATACAAAAATAAG GATGAAAAATACGACCATCTAGATCCTGCTGAGATGGAGAAagttgaaaaatacattaatgagGCTATGAATTGGTTGAACAGCAAAATGAATGCCCAGAATAAACTCAGTCTAACTCAGGATCCAGTTGTCAAAGTGGCAGAAATACTAGCAAAATctaag GAACTGGATAGCTTCTGTAATCCCATTCTATCCAAGCCCAAGCCGAAGATAGAACCTCCCAGTGACGGGCAGCCCAAAGCTAACGGGGAGCACAACGGGCCAGTGAACGGACAGAGCGCTGCTGAAACAAAACCCGAACCAGCAAAGGACAACCCGCAGCAGACCAAACCCCCCGGAGAAATGGAAGTGGACTAA